GCTGGTTGGTGAGGATCACGTAGTAGCCGGGAGCCTTCGACCAGTCGGCGTTGGCGGCAGCAGCCTGGAACGCCGGAACGGTCGGCTGCACGGACTTGCCCGCGCTGTTGACCATGCCGGTGTAGGTCAGCTTGTTCTGCTTGGCGTAAGCGTACTCGACATAACCGATCGAGTTCTTGGTCTGGCTGATGTTGGCGGAAACGCCTTCATTGCCCTTGGCGCCGACACCGACCGGCCACTCGACAGCGGTACCCTCGCCGACCTTCGACTTCCAGTCAGCGCTGACCTTGGAGAGGTAGTTGGTGAAGTTGAAGGTGGTGCCCGAACCGTCCGAGCGGCGAACAACAGCGATCGCGGTCGACGGCAGATTGACCTTCGGGTTCAGCTTCTTGATCGCGGGATCGTCCCACTTGGTGATCTTGCCGAGATAGATGTCGGCGAGGGTCGCACCGTCGAACACCATTTCGCCCGGCTTCACGCCGTCGAGGTTCACGACCGGAACGATGGCGCCCATCACCATCGGCCACTGAACGAAGCCGTCCTTCTCAAGCTGCTCGGCCTTGAGCGGCATGTCGGAGGCGCCGAACGTCACGGTCTTGGCCTGGATCTGCTTGATACCGCCGCCCGAGCCGATCGACTGATAGTTCAGGCCGTTGCCGGTTTCCTTTTTGTAGGCATCAGCCCACTTCGAATAGACCGGGAACGGGAACGTCGCGCCCGCACCCGTGATGTCGGCCGCCGTCGCCTGAAGCGAGAAGGCGGAAGTCGAGGCGGCAACCAGGCCAGCCGCAACGATGGTTTTGAAAAAATTCACTGGTTATCTCCCTGTGATCAGCGGGGGCCCAGTCGGCC
The nucleotide sequence above comes from [Pseudomonas] carboxydohydrogena. Encoded proteins:
- the pstS gene encoding phosphate ABC transporter substrate-binding protein PstS, with amino-acid sequence MNFFKTIVAAGLVAASTSAFSLQATAADITGAGATFPFPVYSKWADAYKKETGNGLNYQSIGSGGGIKQIQAKTVTFGASDMPLKAEQLEKDGFVQWPMVMGAIVPVVNLDGVKPGEMVFDGATLADIYLGKITKWDDPAIKKLNPKVNLPSTAIAVVRRSDGSGTTFNFTNYLSKVSADWKSKVGEGTAVEWPVGVGAKGNEGVSANISQTKNSIGYVEYAYAKQNKLTYTGMVNSAGKSVQPTVPAFQAAAANADWSKAPGYYVILTNQPGDASWPITAATFILMHKEPTDKAASAEAIKFFKWAFEKGAKMAEDLDYIPMPASVVKQIEKTWSADIKS